From the Bradyrhizobium ontarionense genome, the window TCCAAGGCGTGATGAGGCCGCAGACGCCGATCGCCTCGCGCATGATCGCTGTGCTGCCGCGCGGGGTGATGAACGGATAGATCGCGAGATTGTCGCGGGCGGCACGGATATGTTCGGCGGCCAGCGGCACTTGGGCTTGGCGCGCGTAGGTGATGGCGGCTCCCATCTCGCATGTAAGGGCCTGCGCGAACAGCTCCAGCCGCTCGAGCAGCAAACCATGGACCCGATCGAGCAGCGCCGCCCTCTCAGTTGGCGGCGTCATGGACCAGCCGGCGAAGGCTTGTCTGGCGGCGACGACAGCGCAGCCCACATCCTCGTCATCCCCGAGCGCGACTTCGGCGATCCGCCGTTCGGTCGCCGGGTTGGCGACGGTCGCCGTGGCCGATCCGATCGGCTTCCGCCATTCTCCGTCAATGTAGAATTTTCCGAGGAAGCCCGCTTCCGTCAGGTATCGAACGGGCGAGGTCATTGGAAGCTGTCCTTGATCCGGTAATAGGCGCCGACCAGCGGAAGGAACCAGGGAGGACCGAGATGGCCCGGAATGGACGGCCAGGCGAAGTCCTTCCAGGGATTGAGCTCGGTGCGCCCGTCCATGACGTCCGCCATGATTGTCCCCATCAGGGTCGCCATCTGGGTGCCGTGGCCGCTGTAGCCCATGGAATAATAGATGCCGTTGCGTTCCCCGGCACGTGGCAGCCGGTCGCGCGTCATGTCGACCATTCCGCCCCAGCAATAGTCGATGCGCACGCTGCGAAGCTCGGGGAAGACATCGTGCAGCGCAGCCTGCAAGATCGCACCGCTCTTTTCGTCCGACGCCGGATTGGAGATCGCGAAGCGCGCGCGGCCACCGAACAGCAGCCGGTTGTCGGGCGTTGTTCGGAAGTAGTTGACCAGGTTCTTCGTATCGACCGCCATTCGCCGGCGCGGCAGCAGCCGATCGAGGGTCGCGATCGGCAAGGGTTCGGTCACGATGAGGAAAGCGCCGACCGGCACGATCCGGCGTCGAATCCAGCCCAGCGGTCCGGTATGCGAGATGCCGCTCGCCAACAGAACCTGCGAGGCTCGAAGGCGCCCCCTGGGTGTCTCGATCTCCTGGCCTCCGCCGGCGGCGGGTCGCAGGCCCGTCATCGGCGTATGCTCGTGGATCTCGACGCCGCGCCGCGCCGCCGCTTCCGCAAGCCCGTGGACGAAGCGTCCGACATGCATGCCGGCGCTCTTGCGGTAGATCAGCCCGCCGTAATAGCGCTTCGATCCCACCTCGCCAGTGAGATCAGCACGGCTCACCATTGCCGTGTCGGGATCGACATTGGCGGCCAGCAGTTCCTGGCTGCGCGCCAGCTTGTCATAGTGCTCAGGTCTTGCCGCAAGCTTGATCTTGCCAGTGCGCGCGAAGCTGCAGTCAATCTTCTCTTCGGCGACCAGACGTTCGACCGTATCAACCCCGGCGTCGAAGGCGTGGTAGAGCCGGTTGGCGACGTCCTTGCCGAGCTTCGCCGCGAGCGTGCCGTAGTCCTGGGCGAACCCGTTGTTGCACATCCCGCCGTTCCGGCCGGACGCCGCGTGCCCGATCGTCTCGGCTTCGAGCAGCACGACGCGCGCGCCCTTCTTGGCGAGAGCCAGAGCGGCAGACGAGCCGGTCAGGCCGCCGCCGATCACTGCGACGTCGCAGGTGCCTTGCACCGGTCCTGCGGCGGCGCTCGTGAATGGCCCCGATGTATCCAACCAATATGATGTAAGCTTCATACCCCGGCTCCGAAAATATCGCCTCATAATGCCGGGCGTCCGCAAATCGCAGCAACCCACTCAGTTTGAGAGCCTACCAGCCGCGCATCCGCGGCCATCGCGCTTCGATCGCGTCGCTCCCGGCCGAGACCACATTGTACAGCTCGTGTTGCGAGGCCGTCGCACAGGCGTGATTGGGCAAAATCCTGACTTTTGCGCCGATCGAAAGATCCGGCAAAGCTTGCGCCGACCCGGACCTGATGGCGAGGATGCCGTGCTCCTGGCTCGCCTGTGCGACGATCAGGTCGGGATAGATCTTGCCGGAGAGATCGCAGACGAGACCGTAACCCTGGTCAACCCGCTGAGCCGCAGTGCCACGATCGCGCGACAGGGCCATCCAGCCCGCATCGACCAAGATCCAGCCCTTCGCCGCCTTCGTGCCGATCACGGTGGCAAGAACCGAGATCGCGATATCGTCGGTCGTGCAGACACCGACACCGTGCATCACCAGATCGAAGAACATGTAGACGCCGGCCCGCATCTCCGTAATGCCGGTCAGGTCGTCGGCGAAATGGGCGGTCGGCGTCGAGCCGACGCTTACGATAGGACATGCATGCCCCGCCGTCCGCAACGTCGCCGCGGTGGCGACGGCGGCGGCCCTTTCGTTCTCCGCAGCAGCGACAAGGGCCTCGGGCGTGCAGAGGCTGTAGGATTCGCCGGCATGGGTGAGAACGCCGGCGAGCTTGACGCCGGCCTCGGCCAGAGCGGCCGCGACGGCGATGAGCTTGGGATCGGTGGCGGTGAGCCCACCGCGATGACCGTCGCAGTCGATCTCGATGAAGGCGGACGGCGTCACACCAGCGGCATGACCGGCCACGCCCAGCAGCATCCCCTGCTCGGGCGAATCGAGCAGCACCTTGAGATCGATGCCTGCCTTCTGGAGACGCACGGCTCTCTCGGCGGCGTGCGGTGCAAGCCCCACGGCATATGTCATGTCTCGGAAACCATGCCGCGCGAAGTACTCCGCCTCCGCCAAGGTGGAAACAGTGATTGGCCCCGGCCCCGAGCGATGGGCGCGTCGGGCGACGTCAATGGATTTCGCGGTTTTCATGTGGGGACGCAGCACGACGTCTCGCGCGGCCATACGAGAGGACAGACGGTCGAGATTGCGATCCAGGCGGTCCTTGTCGAGCAGAAGGGCCGGTGTTGCCAACGCGCCAACCGTTGCGGCCATCTTGCCGTTCTGGATATCCGTGATATCCGTTCCGTGCGTCTCCTGCCCTATCACTTCGACGTCTCCTAGCCGAACGACTGGTTGGCGATCGCAAAGGTGCGCGCCGGCCCGGTCGATGGTGCCGGCGTCCCCAAGATCATGGTGGTGGCCTCGCCGACCTGCTGCAGGCCGATGCTTTCGAGCCAATCCCCGAGTTGCGATGAGACCGAGGTGTCGATCCGAACGAAACAACCCCCGAGGACTGCGAGCGCGGCATCGATCAGCGCGCGTGCATCGATCGGGCTTTCAGCTACGACAGGACCGATAACATGGCCGCGGCCGAAAAGCCGGGAGATGGCGTAGCCACGCGGTATGCCGTCACGCTGCAGGACGTAGCCGACACCGCTCTGGACGAGCCGATCCAGCAGCCGTCGTCTCTCCAAGCCCGTAGCCTCGCGATCGAGCCGCATGATCGCCTCAAAATCCGATGCAACCATTGACCTGACGAGGCACGACCGCGGGGCCTCACGGCATTCCCTCGGAATTCCGTGGTGCTGGTGAATGACCCCGATGGGGACGAAGCCGCGGCGCCGGTAAAGCGTGATCCCTTCGGCCGTCGAATTCAGCGCGATGGTCCGTGGACGCGCGGACGCCAGCAAGGCATCCATGAGCCGCGCGCCGTAGCCGCGGCCCTGAGCGGCTTTCGCGACGATGATCATCCCGGCCGAAGCATGAGTCTCGCCGTAGGGCCACCAGGCCGCGGTCCCGATCACCACACCGGAGCGCTGCAGAACAAAGCCTTGGCCCAGCTGCAGCGCGACATCCCAATCTTCGATCCGATAGGGCCAAGACATCTCTTGCGAGAGCTTCAGGGCGCCTTCCAGATGCGCTGCGGCGAAAGCAACCAGGGTCACGACTTCATTGTCGCGATCTCCCGCCTGGTTAGCTGCGGTGGTCCTCATGGGCGACGTCTCTTGCTTGGGTCCGGCTAATCGCCAGTACCTGACAAGGCGAGGGCCATCTGATGGTCCTCGCACGGCCCGCAACGTAACTTGGGTCCGACAGCATTACGCAATCGGACTGGGGCAAAGTTCGGCATAGAATTTCATTGATGACGTGGCCGGATCGCCAATCTGCTGTCCGCGGCTGGCGTCTCGTGCCATGTCGCGCCGCGCGTGGATACGTAGTAAATCGATACTCTTCTTCGAGATGCGGGAGTGCCCTGGAGATCATGCCCTGGATCCGTATTTTTTCTGCCGGCCATCAGCGGGTGGCGCGCCACAGCGCGATTCGGTCACGCATCCGATAGCCTTGAATGAATGCAGGCATGAACCACGGATTGCCGCGATAGAACGGGATGAAAGCCGGAGGCCGGAAGTCAAAGGCGGTGCGCGCCCGCTCCTCATGTCCCATCAGCTTGTGGGCCGCATGCATGCCGATCCACGGCGCCCAGACCACGCCCGAACCGCAGAAGCCGGTGGCGTAGACGACACTGTCCTTCTCGAAGATGCGCGGAATCATGTCGCGGTTCATCGCCACATTACCGAACCAACTGTGCGAGAGACGAACGGCCTCCAGTTCAGGAAACAAGTTGACCAGGCCTTTGCGTAGAAGCAGCTTCGGAGCCACCGGATCACCGACGCGGGAGCTGTCACGTCCACCGAGCAAAATGCGTTTGCCATCGGGTGAGGGTCGGTAATAGAAGCCGACCTCTCGGCTCTCGGTGATCATCATGCGTTTCGGCATCAGCCGCGCCATGACTTCGGGCGCAAGCTCCTCGGTCGCAATGATCCGGCTGCGGACCGGGACCAGCCGGCGGCGCAGGAAGGGCACGGCGCCATCGGTGTAACCGTTCGTACAAACCAGCACCTGACGCGCCTGCACCGAGCCGGCCGCGGTCACGACGCGGAATTCGGAGCCATCCCTGTCTATTGAGATCACCGGTGTTCGCCCGTGGACCGCCACCCCCGAAGCGAGCGCCACTCGAAGGAGCTCGGAGTGAAACTTCGCCGGATGTAGCCCACCGATGTCCATGCGAACCGCGCCGCCGCGGTAGACATCGGTGCCGATGTACTTGCGCTGCCCGGCATAGGGGACAGCGTAGGCCTCGATCCGCAGCCTCTTCGCCAGCGTCTCCGCGCTGCGCGCCATGGTTTCGTATTGCTCATATCCGAAGGCGCCTTTGAACTGCCCGACCAGCTGGAAATCGCACTCGAGCCGTTCCGTCTTGATGAATTCGTACAGGAACTCGCGTGCGATCTTGCCTTCTGCCTCGATCGCGAGCGCCCGTTCTTCGCCGAACTGCCGCGTGAGCGCAGCGTAGTCCGGCCGGATGGTTCCACTGGTGATTCCACCGTTGCGCGTAGAAGCCCCCTCCCCCGCATCCATCGCATCAAAGGCCGCAACTGAGCGTCCCTCGCGTGCCAGCGCTAGCCCAGCCGAAAGCCCGGCGTAGCCAGCGCCCACGATCAGCACGTCGAGCCTCTCGGGCAATGGCTGTTGAGGCAGCGGCTTAACCGGGGCGGCTTCCCACCAGTACGGCGTCGCCTTCTCGTCGACTCGCGGCGCGTGCATGTCGTCTGCTCCTCATATCTTCAAACGTGGCTCGGCCTCGTGCCTTCGGTCGCGCCGAGCTCAGGTATCAAATGTGGTCGTCTCGAACGTCGAGGGCATCTCGCAGGCCGTCGCCGATGAAGTTGAAGCTCGTCACTGCGATCGTGATCGCTGCACCGGGAATGATGGCGAGCCACGGAGCGCTGACCAGATACTGCTGGGCGCCATTGAGCATGTTGCCCCAGCTTGGCAGCGGCGGCTGGATTCCGTAGCCGAGAAAGCTGATATAGGCTTCCAGAAGAATCGCGCGCGCGACGGCCAGGCTCGCGGCGACGATGATCGGCCCCATAGCATTGGGCAGGATCTCGCGGAACATGATATGCCTCCCGCTTAGCCCCACCATACGCGCAGCCTGGACAAACTCGCGCTCGCGCAGCGAGCGCACCTCGGCCTCGACAATTCTGGCAGTCTCCATCCAGCTCGTGACGGCGACGATCACGGTAATCATCACCGGGCTGGGCCTCAGCGTTGCGGCCAGCGCCAGCACGAGGAAGATCGAGGGGTAGGCAAGGAAGCCGTCCACCGTGCGCATCAGCGCCGCTCTGACCCAGCCGCCACGATAGCCCGCCGTCACGCCGACCAGCGTGCCGATCAGCGTTGACAACAACATCGCCGAAAATCCCACTAGGAGTGAGATGCGCCCGGCCATCAACAGCCGTGCAGCCAAATCTCGCCCCAACGGGTCGGTGCCCAAGTAGTGGCGACCGGTCAGAGGTGGAGCAAAGCGGGCGCGTAGATCGATGTGGAGCGAATCGTATGGCAACGCATAGGGACCGATCGCGCACGCCAACACGAGCAGGGTGATCATAGCGATCCCCACAAGTGCCAGATGATGCCGCATCAAGCGGTTCGCCGCACGGCTTTGCCACCAACGAGTCGGAGCTGCGTGCGCGACGATGGCGGTCATATCTATTGCCTCCTGTTAACAGGCGTGAGTCCGCTGGCTCAGCCCAGGCGAATGCGCGGGTCGACGGTAGCGATGACGATGTCTGCGATCAGGTTGCCCAACACGACCAGAATGGCGGAGAATATCAGCAGCCCCATCACGACCGGATAGTCGCTGTAACCAAGGCTGTCGAGAAACAACCGCCCCATTCCCGGCCAGGTGAAGACCGTCTCGGTGACCAATGCGCCGGTCAGAATGCTGGGCAGCTGCATCCCCGCCAGCGTGATCATCGGCAACAGCGCATTGCCGACGACATGCTTCAGCAGAATGCGGCGCTCGCTTACGCCCTTGGCGCGAGCCGTCTTGATGAAATCCTGGCTTAGCGCATCGAGTGTCGCCGTGCGCATGTAGCGGCTCCAGATCGCGACATGAACCAGCGACAGCACCAAGCTTGGCAAGATCAGGTGATGCAGATAGTCCAGCACCGAGCCGTCGCCGATCGTGTACATGTTACCTGCAGGAACCCACCCGAGCTTCAGCGTGAAGATGTAGATGCCGATGAGCCCGAACCAGAAGGTCGGGACCGACAGGGCGACCATGGCACCAACGGTCGCGCAGTAGTCGAACAGGGAATAGCGGTGGGTGGCACCGCGGATTCCGATCCAGGTGCCGGCCGCGATCGCTACTGCGGTGGACGTCCCCATCAGCAGCAGCGTCGCCAAAAGATGTTGACCAATGACCGCCAGCACCGAGGAGCCATCGCGGAAGGAGTGTCCCCAGTCACCCCGAACCAGCCGCCAAGCCCAGTCGAGATACTGTATCCACAACGGCCGGTTCAGCCCCAGCTGCGCAGCGAGTCGCTCGACATCCTTCTGCGTCATGCCGGGATCGAGCCCGAACTGCGCGAGAGGGCCGCCCGGCATGAGGTTGAGAACCGTGAAGCCAATGATCGAGACGATCACCAGCAGCACGATGCTCTGCGAGAGACGATTGAGCAGGAACCTCGACATTCGAGTCTCCGTGTTACCTTGACAGTGCCAGTCCGTCGCCGTCCTCTGGCTATGCAGGCCATAGGCAGCAGTCCGTCAGCTCGCCCAATGCCAGGCCAGCGCGTTCCAGGATTCCGTGCGCGTGTTGCCGTTCGGCACGATGCCGGAAATCCCGCTCTTGTGACCCTGGACTGCATTGTTCTGGTACAGCGGGAGGAAGGGCAGGTCGCGACGGACCAGCTCTTGTACCCGATAGTAGATCGCCCGGCGCGCTTCAGGATCGAACGTGCGAGCCCCTTTGTCGAGCAGGGCGTCGACCTCCGGATTTGAGTACTGCGCGTTATTCGAACCGCGCCCGCCCATCGCAGCGATCGAACGCGAGTGCAGGCGATTGGTAACGTCCGGGTCGGCGCCGATCAGATACGTGCTGCCGACGATTACGGAATCGAATTGCGACTTCTGCCAGAACTCGCCCCACATCACGGCGGCGGGCAGGTTCGATATCTTCATCTCGACGCCCAACTGGGTAAATGTCTGCTGCAAGAACTGCTGCACCTGCTCGCGAAGCGGATCGCCTGACGTGGTCGAGTTGACGAAGGACAGACGGACGCCGCTCTTGGCACGAACGCCATCCCGTCCGGGCACCCAACCGGCTTGATCGAGGATCTGGCGCGCGCGATCCAGATTGTATTCGTGTGCCGGCAGATTGGGGTTATAGTAGAAGGACTGCCTTGGCATGAAGGTCTCTGTCGGGGCCGGCACTCCGTAATAGAGCCCTTGGGCAATCGCCTCCTTGTCGATCGCCGCGTAGAGCGCCTCACGGACCGCAAGCTCCTTGAACTGCGGGCGCTCCATGTTCAGGTAAAAGGACTCGAATGCGGTTCTTGGGACCAAGGTCACCACACGGCTCGCCAGTGTCTTGGCTTCTCCGTAATGGTCGGGCGTGATATAGGGCTGGCCCACCAGATCCACGTCGCCGCTCTTGAACTGAGTGTAGAGCACGGTGATATCGGGAATGTATTTGAAGACCAGTCTTTCGATGTGAGGGCCTTCTCCGAAATAATCGGGGTTAGCCACGAGTTCGAGATAATCGCCTGCGACTCGCTGACCCCACTTGAACGGACCGGTGCCGACCGGAATCTGGTTGAAGGCAGCGCTATTTTGATTGGCCTCCTTCTCCAGGATGTGCTTGGGCACGATGAAGGTCTCGGTGAGGAACGACAAATAAGGCGCAAAGGCCTCTTCCATTCGCCACGCGATCTCCGTGGGCGAGACCACCGTGATATCGCGCACGAGAGCATGGCCGGCCGTACGCCAACTCCGGAAGTTGGGGTTCATGATCAGCTCGAGAGTGA encodes:
- a CDS encoding NAD(P)/FAD-dependent oxidoreductase; translation: MKLTSYWLDTSGPFTSAAAGPVQGTCDVAVIGGGLTGSSAALALAKKGARVVLLEAETIGHAASGRNGGMCNNGFAQDYGTLAAKLGKDVANRLYHAFDAGVDTVERLVAEEKIDCSFARTGKIKLAARPEHYDKLARSQELLAANVDPDTAMVSRADLTGEVGSKRYYGGLIYRKSAGMHVGRFVHGLAEAAARRGVEIHEHTPMTGLRPAAGGGQEIETPRGRLRASQVLLASGISHTGPLGWIRRRIVPVGAFLIVTEPLPIATLDRLLPRRRMAVDTKNLVNYFRTTPDNRLLFGGRARFAISNPASDEKSGAILQAALHDVFPELRSVRIDYCWGGMVDMTRDRLPRAGERNGIYYSMGYSGHGTQMATLMGTIMADVMDGRTELNPWKDFAWPSIPGHLGPPWFLPLVGAYYRIKDSFQ
- a CDS encoding GNAT family N-acetyltransferase; translated protein: MRTTAANQAGDRDNEVVTLVAFAAAHLEGALKLSQEMSWPYRIEDWDVALQLGQGFVLQRSGVVIGTAAWWPYGETHASAGMIIVAKAAQGRGYGARLMDALLASARPRTIALNSTAEGITLYRRRGFVPIGVIHQHHGIPRECREAPRSCLVRSMVASDFEAIMRLDREATGLERRRLLDRLVQSGVGYVLQRDGIPRGYAISRLFGRGHVIGPVVAESPIDARALIDAALAVLGGCFVRIDTSVSSQLGDWLESIGLQQVGEATTMILGTPAPSTGPARTFAIANQSFG
- a CDS encoding ABC transporter permease, whose product is MTAIVAHAAPTRWWQSRAANRLMRHHLALVGIAMITLLVLACAIGPYALPYDSLHIDLRARFAPPLTGRHYLGTDPLGRDLAARLLMAGRISLLVGFSAMLLSTLIGTLVGVTAGYRGGWVRAALMRTVDGFLAYPSIFLVLALAATLRPSPVMITVIVAVTSWMETARIVEAEVRSLREREFVQAARMVGLSGRHIMFREILPNAMGPIIVAASLAVARAILLEAYISFLGYGIQPPLPSWGNMLNGAQQYLVSAPWLAIIPGAAITIAVTSFNFIGDGLRDALDVRDDHI
- a CDS encoding alanine racemase — protein: MAATVGALATPALLLDKDRLDRNLDRLSSRMAARDVVLRPHMKTAKSIDVARRAHRSGPGPITVSTLAEAEYFARHGFRDMTYAVGLAPHAAERAVRLQKAGIDLKVLLDSPEQGMLLGVAGHAAGVTPSAFIEIDCDGHRGGLTATDPKLIAVAAALAEAGVKLAGVLTHAGESYSLCTPEALVAAAENERAAAVATAATLRTAGHACPIVSVGSTPTAHFADDLTGITEMRAGVYMFFDLVMHGVGVCTTDDIAISVLATVIGTKAAKGWILVDAGWMALSRDRGTAAQRVDQGYGLVCDLSGKIYPDLIVAQASQEHGILAIRSGSAQALPDLSIGAKVRILPNHACATASQHELYNVVSAGSDAIEARWPRMRGW
- a CDS encoding NAD(P)/FAD-dependent oxidoreductase, encoding MHAPRVDEKATPYWWEAAPVKPLPQQPLPERLDVLIVGAGYAGLSAGLALAREGRSVAAFDAMDAGEGASTRNGGITSGTIRPDYAALTRQFGEERALAIEAEGKIAREFLYEFIKTERLECDFQLVGQFKGAFGYEQYETMARSAETLAKRLRIEAYAVPYAGQRKYIGTDVYRGGAVRMDIGGLHPAKFHSELLRVALASGVAVHGRTPVISIDRDGSEFRVVTAAGSVQARQVLVCTNGYTDGAVPFLRRRLVPVRSRIIATEELAPEVMARLMPKRMMITESREVGFYYRPSPDGKRILLGGRDSSRVGDPVAPKLLLRKGLVNLFPELEAVRLSHSWFGNVAMNRDMIPRIFEKDSVVYATGFCGSGVVWAPWIGMHAAHKLMGHEERARTAFDFRPPAFIPFYRGNPWFMPAFIQGYRMRDRIALWRATR
- a CDS encoding peptide ABC transporter substrate-binding protein, translating into MTKRSATTSNYSRRDALRMAAFGGAAGLIAPHLLGKPVLARTSSAKPTGRVIVGLGQEPTVFNPLMVHIEVDDGVHFSVFDALFRIDPQGVVQPNLAVEVPNQKNGGISEDGLKWRIRLRDDVRWHDGKPFSAEDVKFTLELIMNPNFRSWRTAGHALVRDITVVSPTEIAWRMEEAFAPYLSFLTETFIVPKHILEKEANQNSAAFNQIPVGTGPFKWGQRVAGDYLELVANPDYFGEGPHIERLVFKYIPDITVLYTQFKSGDVDLVGQPYITPDHYGEAKTLASRVVTLVPRTAFESFYLNMERPQFKELAVREALYAAIDKEAIAQGLYYGVPAPTETFMPRQSFYYNPNLPAHEYNLDRARQILDQAGWVPGRDGVRAKSGVRLSFVNSTTSGDPLREQVQQFLQQTFTQLGVEMKISNLPAAVMWGEFWQKSQFDSVIVGSTYLIGADPDVTNRLHSRSIAAMGGRGSNNAQYSNPEVDALLDKGARTFDPEARRAIYYRVQELVRRDLPFLPLYQNNAVQGHKSGISGIVPNGNTRTESWNALAWHWAS
- a CDS encoding ABC transporter permease, which encodes MSRFLLNRLSQSIVLLVIVSIIGFTVLNLMPGGPLAQFGLDPGMTQKDVERLAAQLGLNRPLWIQYLDWAWRLVRGDWGHSFRDGSSVLAVIGQHLLATLLLMGTSTAVAIAAGTWIGIRGATHRYSLFDYCATVGAMVALSVPTFWFGLIGIYIFTLKLGWVPAGNMYTIGDGSVLDYLHHLILPSLVLSLVHVAIWSRYMRTATLDALSQDFIKTARAKGVSERRILLKHVVGNALLPMITLAGMQLPSILTGALVTETVFTWPGMGRLFLDSLGYSDYPVVMGLLIFSAILVVLGNLIADIVIATVDPRIRLG